In the genome of Trichomycterus rosablanca isolate fTriRos1 chromosome 24, fTriRos1.hap1, whole genome shotgun sequence, one region contains:
- the ppcs gene encoding phosphopantothenate--cysteine ligase — translation MASSDPAAGSLGEEFAVPSHVEEVKNVMASFAKQHGAAGRRVVLITSGGTKVPLESRTVRFLDNFSSGRRGASSAEYFLNSGYAVIFLHRHRSLYPYTRQYTGVNLLDCLTFETARDGTGLLQVDQKALPNITEVVKQYQAVKAEGLLLPVEFNTLSEYLHLLKAAAQALSSTGSNAMFYLAAAVSDFYIPASEMPEHKIQSSNGPLQISMKMVPKMLKPLVKDWAPQAFVISFKLETDPSILLERARRALDTYKHQVVVANVLDTRRGYVVIVTKDTQEELILTDEEVQRDVEIEEKIITILSAAHTEFINQQG, via the exons ATGGCGAGTTCAGACCCTGCAGCAGGCAGCCTGGGTGAGGAGTTTGCCGTCCCCTCTCACGTAGAGGAGGTCAAGAATGTGATGGCTTCGTTTGCAAAGCAGCATGGGGCTGCTGGACGTAGGGTCGTCCTAATCACCTCAGGAGGCACCAAGGTCCCTCTTGAGTCCAGGACAGTGCGCTTTCTGGACAACTTTAGCAGTGGTCGGAGAGGGGCCTCCTCTGCTGAATACTTTCTCAACTCTGGATATGCTGTGATTTTTCTACACAGACATCGCTCTCTCTACCCGTACACACGCCAGTATACGGGGGTCAATTTGCTGGACTGTCTTACATTTGAGACCGCCAGGGATGGCACTGGTCTGCTCCAAGTGGATCAGAAGGCGTTACCCAACATCACAGAGGTAGTGAAACAGTACCAGGCAGTAAAAGCGGAGGGGTTACTTCTACCAGTGGAGTTTAACACCTTATCAGAATATCTTCACCTTCTCAAAGCAGCAGCACAAGCTCTCAGTTCAACAG GCTCCAATGCCATGTTTTATTTGGCTGCAGCAGTTTCTGATTTTTACATCCCTGCATCTGAAATGCCAGAGCACAAAATCCAGTCCTCCAATGGGCCTCTACAG ATAAGCATGAAAATGGTACCCAAGATGCTCAAACCACTTGTGAAAGACTGGGCCCCACAAGCCTTTGTCATTTCATTTAAGCTGGAAACTGATCCGTCCATCCTCCTAGAGAGAGCTCGTCGAGCCTTGGACACCTACAAGCACCAAGTGGTCGTGGCAAATGTCCTGGACACACGTCGTGGTTACGTAGTTATTGTGACTAAGGACACCCAAGAAGAACTGATTCTTACAGATGAGGAGGTACAGAGAGATGTTGAAATTGAAGAAAAGATCATAACTATTCTGTCAGCTGCACACACTGAGTTCATTAACCAACAAGGTTAA
- the utp3 gene encoding something about silencing protein 10 isoform X1 — MPIPTLIDESKTDTRPLRHVCSSRLHLFTCTRVVRRPKTKKVDDYDSDDPASYKNEAIPDKKSSNFVEDKIEEFHSKKISNLLAHGVQEDSEQDDADEEEIMPLTLEDSDEDGESDDDNQDQDETDMESDLEGKRNDDLPNDMAWGQRKKMYYDSDYTTKKGKSLEEVEAEDQEEEEEAKNIQQRLAANLSEEDYDLNLLQEFATEAEFKTTEKSAEKEQRIVKDLQTMSQKEKLKLLKKESPELMELIQDFKAKLTELRDAIQPLVQMVKDGQIPPGKGADYLITKQQLYLNYCTNISFYLVLKAKRIPAHNHPVIERLLTYRNLINKLGPIDSKLEPQLQQLLSGNQDERTTKREKEVNTTRTSEERDMEVAEESDLDEEAALLFYKGIEERLKRKRKNKKLPDNGLAEQKEDEEEEAEMDGDGKRGITYQMAKNKGLTPKRKKIDRNPRVKHREKFRRAKIRRKGQVHEVRREETRYSGELSGIRAGVKKGIKLK; from the exons atgccaatCCCCACCCTGATTGATGAGAGCAAGaccgacacacgccccctccgacatgtgtgcagcagccgactgcatcttttcacctgcacgag GGTAGTGCGAAGgcccaaaacaaaaaaagtagATGACTATGACAGTGATGATCCTGCCAGCTATAAGAATGAAGCAATTCCAGATAAA AAATCATCCAATTTTGTGGAGGATAAAATAGAAGAATTCcacagtaaaaaaatctcg AATCTTCTGGCTCATGGGGTGCAAGAAGACAGTGAACAAGATGATGCAGATGAG GAAGAGATAATGCCTCTGACACTTGAGGATTCAGATGAAGATGGGGAAAGTGATGATGACAATCAGGATCAAGATGAGACTGACATGGAGAGTGACCTAGAAGGGAAAAGAAATGATG ATTTGCCAAATGACATGGCCTGGGGACAACGGAAGAAAATGTACTATGATTCCGATTATACAACAAAAA AGGGCAAGTCATTGGAGGAGGTAGAGGCAGAGGACCaggaagaagaggaggaagCCAAAAACATTCAACAACGACTAGCGGCCAACCTGAGTGAGGAAGACTATGATCTTAACCTGCTTCAg GAGTTTGCAACAGAAGCTGAATTTAAGACGACTGAAAAATCTGCTGAGAAGGAGCAGAGGATTGTAAAAGACCTGCAGACGATGTCACAGAAAGAGAAACTCAAACTGCTTAAGAAAGAGAGTCCAGAGTTAATGGAGCTCATCCAGGACTTTAAGGCTAAG CTGACAGAACTGAGAGATGCGATTCAGCCATTAGTGCAGATGGTAAAAGATGGACAGATTCCACCTGGAAAG gGAGCAGATTACCTTATAACCAAGCAGCAACTTTATCTCAA CTATTGCACAAACATAAGTTTTTACTTGGTTCTAAAAGCCAAGCGAATTCCAGCACATAATCATCCAGTGATTGAAAGATTATTAACCTACCGAAAC tTAATAAACAAACTAGGACCCATCGACTCCAAATTGGAACCTCAACTGCAACAACTGCTGTCTGGAAACCAGGACGAAAGAACAAccaaaagagagaaagaggtcAACACGACTAGA ACATCAGAAGAAAGAGATATGGAAGTAGCAGAAGAGTCGGATTTGGATGAAGAAGCTGCCCTGCTCTTCTACAAAGGCATTGAGGAAAGGCTTAAACGCAAGagaaagaacaagaagctgccgGACAATGG GTTGGCGGAGCAAAAAGAGGATGAGGAAGAGGAAGCCgagatggatggagatggaAAAAGAGGCATTACTTACCAG atggCCAAGAACAAAGGACTCACAccgaagaggaagaagattgaTCGCAATCCCAGAGTCAAACACAGAGAGAAGTTCAGGCGTGCCAAGATTCGCAGGAAGGGTCAG GTTCATGAAGTTCGGCGTGAGGAAACAAGATACAGTGGAGAGCTGTCCGGTATTCGTGCTGGAGTTAAGAAAGGCATCAAACTCAAGTGA
- the utp3 gene encoding something about silencing protein 10 isoform X2, with protein sequence MVRAKRVVRRPKTKKVDDYDSDDPASYKNEAIPDKKSSNFVEDKIEEFHSKKISNLLAHGVQEDSEQDDADEEEIMPLTLEDSDEDGESDDDNQDQDETDMESDLEGKRNDDLPNDMAWGQRKKMYYDSDYTTKKGKSLEEVEAEDQEEEEEAKNIQQRLAANLSEEDYDLNLLQEFATEAEFKTTEKSAEKEQRIVKDLQTMSQKEKLKLLKKESPELMELIQDFKAKLTELRDAIQPLVQMVKDGQIPPGKGADYLITKQQLYLNYCTNISFYLVLKAKRIPAHNHPVIERLLTYRNLINKLGPIDSKLEPQLQQLLSGNQDERTTKREKEVNTTRTSEERDMEVAEESDLDEEAALLFYKGIEERLKRKRKNKKLPDNGLAEQKEDEEEEAEMDGDGKRGITYQMAKNKGLTPKRKKIDRNPRVKHREKFRRAKIRRKGQVHEVRREETRYSGELSGIRAGVKKGIKLK encoded by the exons ATGGTTCGAGCCAAGcg GGTAGTGCGAAGgcccaaaacaaaaaaagtagATGACTATGACAGTGATGATCCTGCCAGCTATAAGAATGAAGCAATTCCAGATAAA AAATCATCCAATTTTGTGGAGGATAAAATAGAAGAATTCcacagtaaaaaaatctcg AATCTTCTGGCTCATGGGGTGCAAGAAGACAGTGAACAAGATGATGCAGATGAG GAAGAGATAATGCCTCTGACACTTGAGGATTCAGATGAAGATGGGGAAAGTGATGATGACAATCAGGATCAAGATGAGACTGACATGGAGAGTGACCTAGAAGGGAAAAGAAATGATG ATTTGCCAAATGACATGGCCTGGGGACAACGGAAGAAAATGTACTATGATTCCGATTATACAACAAAAA AGGGCAAGTCATTGGAGGAGGTAGAGGCAGAGGACCaggaagaagaggaggaagCCAAAAACATTCAACAACGACTAGCGGCCAACCTGAGTGAGGAAGACTATGATCTTAACCTGCTTCAg GAGTTTGCAACAGAAGCTGAATTTAAGACGACTGAAAAATCTGCTGAGAAGGAGCAGAGGATTGTAAAAGACCTGCAGACGATGTCACAGAAAGAGAAACTCAAACTGCTTAAGAAAGAGAGTCCAGAGTTAATGGAGCTCATCCAGGACTTTAAGGCTAAG CTGACAGAACTGAGAGATGCGATTCAGCCATTAGTGCAGATGGTAAAAGATGGACAGATTCCACCTGGAAAG gGAGCAGATTACCTTATAACCAAGCAGCAACTTTATCTCAA CTATTGCACAAACATAAGTTTTTACTTGGTTCTAAAAGCCAAGCGAATTCCAGCACATAATCATCCAGTGATTGAAAGATTATTAACCTACCGAAAC tTAATAAACAAACTAGGACCCATCGACTCCAAATTGGAACCTCAACTGCAACAACTGCTGTCTGGAAACCAGGACGAAAGAACAAccaaaagagagaaagaggtcAACACGACTAGA ACATCAGAAGAAAGAGATATGGAAGTAGCAGAAGAGTCGGATTTGGATGAAGAAGCTGCCCTGCTCTTCTACAAAGGCATTGAGGAAAGGCTTAAACGCAAGagaaagaacaagaagctgccgGACAATGG GTTGGCGGAGCAAAAAGAGGATGAGGAAGAGGAAGCCgagatggatggagatggaAAAAGAGGCATTACTTACCAG atggCCAAGAACAAAGGACTCACAccgaagaggaagaagattgaTCGCAATCCCAGAGTCAAACACAGAGAGAAGTTCAGGCGTGCCAAGATTCGCAGGAAGGGTCAG GTTCATGAAGTTCGGCGTGAGGAAACAAGATACAGTGGAGAGCTGTCCGGTATTCGTGCTGGAGTTAAGAAAGGCATCAAACTCAAGTGA
- the rbm12 gene encoding RNA-binding protein 12, with translation MAVVIRLQGLPIVAGTMDIRHFFSGLTIPDGGVHIVGGEHGEAFIVFATDEDARLGMMRTGGTIKGSKVSLLLSSKTEMQNMIELSRRRFESGNVEVASGNSNRSGPPAVAGGSERAGMSATAQGFSNATATMAVSVNEPLSNKNTPTFASATIGNMPPNFNNFSSPSLTIGSTMTTSMSSLSTVPPPIPSMPTLPTIPPMPPMPVPPPVSTLPPVQAVNPLTSAPPVPPMAHMPHLSALPPFNPGVPPPVGPVAGGLAAPGPPLSLGNPNQLFLNPLNPLNIPAHLKSAEFMKIMNPDELFIQLQGLHFNTTEMEVADIFHGLGIDCIRLLRDHLGRNNGRALVKFFTPQDCFEAQKRTAVMGQRFVEVAPASERQWRESHTLNTEHMKVGNDSEHHRRHRGSASSPLSSGRDRARSRSPHKQEFCVYLKGLPYEAENKQIFEFFKNLDIVEDSIYIAYGPNGRATGEGFVEFRNEMDYKVALGCHMQYMGSRFIQVHPITKKNMFEKIDAIRKKMQGSQGDKGGSGDGGRGARTCAHITNIPYNVSKKDVRLFLDGFQLFEDSLKVLVDGNGNGLGQAVVQFVTEEEARKAERLHRQKLNGRDAFVHLITYEQMKEVERNPPPQSKRGQKAQSNSLAHAQAQAHAQIQAQAHIQAQVQAPHAFPGMSGEEFNFLRSTVGNLANGPPFVNPFAPGNGLAGPPPIPPLGTALGDVLLPVPPPLVGGHLPGPLLEPPGFRPGGNGAPPAFVGAPESLRGMQSFNNGSSRKGASQNRGNQSHSEGSQPTYGQSPENPNTPSSTGPGNSRPVIVKIQNMPFTVTVDEILDFFYGYKVLPGSVCLQFSEKGLPTGEAMVAFDSHDEAMSAVMDLNERPIGARKVKITMG, from the coding sequence ATGGCTGTGGTCATCCGTTTGCAGGGTCTCCCCATTGTGGCGGGCACCATGGACATCCGTCATTTCTTCTCCGGCCTGACCATTCCAGATGGTGGCGTGCATATTGTAGGGGGTGAACATGGCGAAGCGTTTATCGTGTTCGCAACAGATGAAGACGCAAGGCTCGGAATGATGCGCACAGGGGGTACAATCAAAGGTTCTAAAGTGTCGCTGTTGCTCAGCAGTAAAACCGAGATGCAAAACATGATCGAGTTGAGCCGTAGACGTTTCGAATCCGGTAACGTCGAGGTGGCTTCAGGAAATAGCAATAGATCAGGACCTCCCGCTGTTGCCGGAGGGAGTGAAAGGGCTGGCATGTCAGCCACTGCACAAGGGTTCAGCAATGCCACGGCAACCATGGCCGTCTCCGTTAATGAGCctttaagcaacaaaaatacCCCTACGTTTGCCTCCGCAACCATTGGAAACATGCCTCCAAACTTTAATAATTTCAGCAGTCCCAGTCTTACTATTGGGTCCACAATGACTACTTCAATGTCCTCCCTAAGCACTGTACCTCCGCCTATACCCTCCATGCCCACTTTGCCAACCATACCACCTATGCCACCCATGCCAGTTCCACCACCAGTGTCCACTTTACCACCAGTACAAGCTGTTAACCCACTTACCTCAGCACCCCCAGTCCCTCCAATGGCACACATGCCACACCTCTCCGCTCTCCCACCATTTAATCCTGGTGTTCCTCCACCAGTCGGCCCCGTGGCTGGTGGCCTTGCTGCTCCAGGACCACCCCTGTCTCTAGGAAACCCAAATCAATTGTTTCTTAACCCTCTAAATCCCCTTAATATCCCAGCTCATTTAAAATCAGCTGAATTCATGAAAATCATGAATCCTGACGAGTTGTTCATACAGCTCCAAGGCCTTCACTTCAATACAACCGAAATGGAGGTAGCTGATATTTTCCACGGACTAGGTATTGATTGTATTCGATTACTTCGAGACCATCTAGGCAGGAACAACGGCAGGGCTTTGGTAAAATTCTTTACACCCCAGGATTGTTTTGAGGCCCAAAAACGAACTGCTGTAATGGGCCAGAGGTTTGTCGAAGTAGCTCCTGCTTCAGAAAGACAGTGGAGAGAGAGCCACACATTAAACACTGAGCATATGAAAGTAGGTAACGACTCCGAGCACCATCGGCGCCATCGTGGAAGTGCTAGCTCGCCTTTGTCATCTGGTCGAGATCGTGCCAGGTCTCGGTCTCCTCACAAACAAGAATTCTGCGTGTATTTAAAGGGCCTCCCGTACGAAGCAGAAAACAAACAGATATTTGAATTTTTCAAAAACCTTGACATCGTCGAAGACAGTATTTATATTGCGTACGGACCCAATGGCAGAGCCACAGGGGAAGGTTTTGTTGAGTTTAGAAATGAAATGGACTATAAAGTTGCACTTGGGTGCCACATGCAGTATATGGGTAGTCGATTTATACAAGTGCACCCcatcacaaagaaaaacatgttCGAAAAGATAGATGCAATTCGCAAAAAGATGCAGGGCTCCCAGGGGGATAAGGGTGGCTCAGGAGATGGAGGAAGAGGGGCCAGAACCTGTGCTCATATAACAAATATACCTTATAATGTTTCAAAGAAAGATGTACGTCTATTTCTGGATGGGTTTCAATTGTTTGAGGACAGCCTCAAAGTCCTAGTCGATGGCAACGGCAATGGTCTCGGCCAAGCTGTGGTGCAGTTTGTAACTGAGGAGGAGGCTCGTAAAGCTGAACGATTACACAGGCAAAAGTTAAACGGCAGGGACGCTTTTGTCCACTTGATCACATATGAACAAATGAAAGAGGTTGAAAGAAATCCTCCCCCACAGTCAAAGAGAGGACAGAAAGCTCAAAGCAATTCCCTCGCACATGCTCAAGCCCAGGCTCACGCCCAGATCCAAGCGCAAGCCCACATCCAAGCTCAAGTCCAAGCACCACATGCTTTCCCTGGAATGTCTGGCGAGGAGTTTAATTTCCTCAGAAGTACTGTGGGGAACCTTGCAAATGGTCCGCCATTTGTTAACCCATTTGCTCCGGGTAATGGACTAGCAGGACCACCACCTATACCACCTTTAGGTACAGCATTGGGTGATGTTTTACTTCCCGTTCCTCCACCACTAGTCGGAGGGCATCTACCAGGTCCTCTCCTGGAGCCCCCTGGTTTCAGACCCGGTGGAAACGGTGCACCACCTGCCTTCGTCGGAGCACCAGAGAGCTTAAGGGGCATGCAGTCGTTTAATAATGGGTCATCGAGAAAAGGTGCAAGTCAAAACCGTGGTAATCAAAGCCATTCAGAGGGATCGCAGCCTACTTATGGACAGTCCCCTGAAAATCCCAATACACCGTCCAGTACTGGTCCTGGAAACTCGAGGCCAGTCATTGTAAAAATCCAAAATATGCCCTTTACAGTTACCGTTGATGAAATATTAGATTTTTTCTATGGTTATAAGGTATTGCCAGGCTCAGTTTGCTTGCAGTTTAGTGAGAAGGGACTGCCCACAGGCGAGGCCATGGTCGCGTTTGATTCTCACGATGAAGCAATGTCTGCTGTAATGGACCTCAATGAAAGGCCTATCGGTGCAAGGAAAGTAAAGATCACCATgggttga